From Carya illinoinensis cultivar Pawnee chromosome 5, C.illinoinensisPawnee_v1, whole genome shotgun sequence, one genomic window encodes:
- the LOC122310712 gene encoding pentatricopeptide repeat-containing protein At2g03880, mitochondrial yields the protein MKAISKLKNMASSASLSLSRPFSIATFGSRYVSAGSFSLLDEFTNFCYQRDLPRAMKAMDAIQRHGIWADSITYSELIKCCLARGALKEGKLVHNHVFSNGHRPNTFLTNILLNMYVRFSLLDEARALFDQMPERNVVTWTTMISAYSNAKLNDKALEFLIQMLREGVMPNMFTYSSVLRACNGLSNLRQLHSSILKVGLESDVFVRSALIDIYSKLGELHDAQGVFNEMVTGDLVVWNSIIGGFAQNTDGDEALYLYKSMKRAGFPPDQSTLTSVLRACTGLALLELGRQVHVHVLKFDRDLILNNALLDMYCKCGGLEDANYVFTRMLEKDVISWSTMIAGLAQNGFSREALNLFQSMKESGVKPNYITILGVLFACSHAGLVEDGWYYFQSMKKLFGIDPGREHYGCIIDLLGRAGKLDQAIKLIQEMDCEADAVTWRTLLGACRVHRKVDLAIHAAKQVLKLDPEDAGTYILLSNIYANSQRWDDVAEVRMTMKARGIRKEPGCSWIEVNKKIHAFILGDSSHPQIDEINRQLNQLIHRLMGLGYVPDTNFVLQDLEGEQREDSLRYHSEKLAIIYGMMTLSREKTIRIRKNIRICGDCHIFAKLISKMEQRTVVIRDPIRYHHFQNGLCSCGDYW from the coding sequence ATGAAAGCAATTTCAAAGCTTAAAAACATGGCATCATCGGCTTCGCTTTCGCTATCACGTCCTTTCTCTATCGCAACCTTTGGGTCCCGGTATGTGTCTGCAGGCTCTTTCTCTCTGCTTGACGAGTTCACCAACTTCTGCTATCAGCGAGACCTCCCAAGAGCCATGAAGGCCATGGACGCCATTCAAAGACACGGCATCTGGGCCGATTCTATCACCTATTCGGAGCTAATCAAGTGCTGCTTGGCTCGCGGGGCTCTCAAAGAAGGCAAGCTCGTTCATAATCACGTTTTTTCAAATGGGCACCGGCCCAACACCTTTCTGACCAACATTCTCCTCAATATGTACGTCAGATTTTCCCTCTTGGACGAAGCACGGGCCTTGTTTGACCAAATGCCTGAAAGGAATGTTGTTACGTGGACGACCATGATATCGGCTTACAGTAATGCTAAGCTCAATGACAAGGCGCTGGAGTTTTTGATTCAGATGTTAAGAGAAGGCGTCATGCCTAATATGTTCACTTACTCTTCAGTTTTGAGAGCCTGCAATGGATTGTCGAATCTCAGACAGCTGCATTCCAGCATACTTAAAGTTGGATTAGAATCTGATGTATTTGTTCGTAGCGCTCTTATTGATATTTACTCAAAATTGGGTGAGTTGCATGACGCACAGGGCGTTTTCAATGAGATGGTGACTGGAGATTTGGTCGTTTGGAATTCGATCATAGGTGGATTTGCTCAAAACACCGATGGAGACGAAGCCTTGTATCTGTATAAGAGCATGAAGAGAGCTGGTTTCCCACCTGATCAGTCAACGCTAACTAGCGTTTTGAGGGCCTGCACCGGATTGGCGCTTCTGGAATTGGGCAGACAAGTCCATGTTCACGTATTGAAGTTTGATCGAGACCTAATCCTTAATAATGCACTTCTGGACATGTATTGCAAGTGCGGCGGTTTGGAAGACGCAAACTATGTGTTTACTAGGATGTTGGAGAAGGACGTAATCTCTTGGAGCACAATGATTGCTGGGTTAGCCCAAAACGGTTTCAGCCGGGAGGCACTGAATTTGTTTCAATCCATGAAAGAGTCGGGAGTAAAACCAAACTACATAACCATTCTTGGGGTTCTTTTTGCCTGTAGCCATGCCGGTCTTGTAGAAGATGGGTGGTACTACTTCCAATCGATGAAGAAACTTTTTGGGATCGATCCAGGAAGAGAGCATTATGGTTGCATTATTGATTTACTTGGAAGGGCTGGGAAGCTTGACCAAGCAATTAAGTTAATTCAAGAAATGGACTGTGAAGCAGATGCTGTGACATGGAGAACCTTGCTTGGTGCATGCAGGGTTCACCGGAAAGTGGATCTAGCCATACATGCTGCCAAACAAGTTCTAAAACTGGATCCTGAAGATGCGGGAACATACATAttgttatctaatatatatgcGAACTCTCAAAGGTGGGATGATGTTGCAGAAGTTAGGATGACCATGAAAGCTAGAGGAATCAGGAAAGAACCAGGCTGTAGCTGGATTGAAGTGAACAAAAAGAtacatgcttttattttagGAGATAGCTCGCATCCACAAATAGATGAAATCAACAGGCAGTTAAACCAATTGATTCATAGATTGATGGGACTGGGTTATGTCCCTGACACGAATTTTGTTTTGCAAGATCTTGAGGGTGAACAGAGGGAAGACTCCCTGAGGTACCACAGCGAGAAATTGGCGATCATCTATGGCATGATGACGCTATCAAGGGAGAAGACTATCAGGATCAGGAAAAACATCAGGATTTGTGGAGACTGTCATATTTTCGCAAAACTAATATCAAAGATGGAGCAGCGAACTGTAGTGATTAGAGATCCTATTCGGTACCATCATTTTCAGAATGGGCTCTGCTCTTGCGGGGATTATTGGTAG
- the LOC122310713 gene encoding aminoacylase-1-like isoform X2 — MELSCRAILYCCYFGCLLLFISSPKATAEEDPSSVVSRFQQYLQINTAQPSPRYTQAADFILSLAQSLSLETQTLEFVQGKPLILLKWPGSNPDLPSILLNSHTDVVPVEQEKWSHHPFGAHLDRLGNIYARGSQDMKCVGLQYLEAIRKLKASGFKPLRSVYLSFVPDEEIGGHDGAEKFADSDVFKNLNVGIVLDEGLASPNENYRTFYAERCPWWLVIKATGQPGHGAKLYDNTAMENLLKSIESVRRFRASQFDLVKAGLKAEGEVVSVNMVFLKAGTPSPTGFVMNLQPSEAEAGFDVRVPPTADPESLERRITEEWAPASRNMTFQFKQKASVHDNFGNPVLTATDSSNPWWALLEEAVRKAGGKLGRPEIFPASTDARYFRQRGLPAIGFSPMANTPILLHDHNEFLNQDEYLKGIDIYVSIIKSYASYVENTREEGSRDEL; from the exons ATGGAGCTTAGTTGCAGAGCAATCCTTTACTGCTGCTACTTCGGTTGTCTACTACTATTCATCTCATCACCAAAAGCAACAGCCGAGGAAGACCCATCATCGGTTGTGTCGAGATTCCAGCAGTACCTTCAAATCAACACTGCCCAGCCTAGCCCCCGCTACACTCAAGCAGCTGATTTCATCCTCTCACTAGCTCAATCTCTTTCCCTCGAGACCCAGACCCTGGAGTTCGTCCAGGGCAAGCCTCTCATCCTCCTCAAGTGGCCGGGCTCTAATCCAGACCTCCCCTCTATCCTTCTCAACTCCCACACGGACGTTGTTCCGGTCGAGCAAGAGAAATGGTCCCACCATCCCTTCGGGGCCCACCTCGATCGGCTGGGAAATATCTACGCCAGAGGGTCTCAGGACATGAAGTGCGTTGGTCTACAGTACCTCGAGGCCATTCGCAAGTTGAAGGCTTCTGGGTTCAAGCCTCTTCGCTCCGTTTACCTGTCCTTTGTTCCGGACGAAGAGATTGGTGGCCATGATGGTGCCGAGAAGTTTGCGGATTCCGATGTTTTCAAGAATTTGAACGTGGGCATCGTACTCGACGAAG GGTTGGCTTCGCCCAATGAGAACTACAGGACGTTTTACGCGGAAAGGTGCCCATGGTGGCTGGTGATTAAGGCTACTGGGCAACCAGGCCACGGGGCGAAGTTGTATGACAACACTGCCATGGAGAATCTGTTGAAAAGCATTGAGAGTGTGAGGAGGTTCCGGGCTTCGCAGTTTGATTTGGTGAAGGCAGGTTTGAAGGCAGAGGGTGAGGTGGTATCAGTTAACATGGTATTTTTGAAGGCGGGAACGCCATCTCCAACC GGTTTTGTCATGAATTTACAGCCATCTGAAGCAGAAGCAGGTTTTGATGTTCGAGTGCCACCAACTGCTGATCCAGAATCTTTGGAGAGACGGATTACTGAAGAATGGGCACCTGCTTCACGCAATATGACATTCCAG TTTAAGCAGAAGGCTTCTGTGCATGATAATTTTGGGAATCCAGTCCTCACAGCAACTGACAGTTCTAACCCTTGGTGGGCCCTACTTGAAGAAGCTGTCAGAAAAGCTGGTGGAAAACTTGGTAGGCCAGAAATATTTCCTGCCTCAACAGATGCTCGCTACTTCCGGCAACGAGGCTTGCCAGCAATTGGCTTCTCACCTATGGCCAACACTCCTATTCTTCTCCATGATCATAACGAG TTTCTAAACCAGGACGAGTACTTGAAAGGAATTGATATCTATGTGTCAATAATCAAATCTTATGCATCTTATGTTGAGAACACAAGAGAGGAAGGTTCCAGAGATGAGTTGTAA
- the LOC122310713 gene encoding aminoacylase-1-like isoform X1, with the protein MELSCRAILYCCYFGCLLLFISSPKATAEEDPSSVVSRFQQYLQINTAQPSPRYTQAADFILSLAQSLSLETQTLEFVQGKPLILLKWPGSNPDLPSILLNSHTDVVPVEQEKWSHHPFGAHLDRLGNIYARGSQDMKCVGLQYLEAIRKLKASGFKPLRSVYLSFVPDEEIGGHDGAEKFADSDVFKNLNVGIVLDEGLASPNENYRTFYAERCPWWLVIKATGQPGHGAKLYDNTAMENLLKSIESVRRFRASQFDLVKAGLKAEGEVVSVNMVFLKAGTPSPTGFVMNLQPSEAEAGFDVRVPPTADPESLERRITEEWAPASRNMTFQLGQFKQKASVHDNFGNPVLTATDSSNPWWALLEEAVRKAGGKLGRPEIFPASTDARYFRQRGLPAIGFSPMANTPILLHDHNEFLNQDEYLKGIDIYVSIIKSYASYVENTREEGSRDEL; encoded by the exons ATGGAGCTTAGTTGCAGAGCAATCCTTTACTGCTGCTACTTCGGTTGTCTACTACTATTCATCTCATCACCAAAAGCAACAGCCGAGGAAGACCCATCATCGGTTGTGTCGAGATTCCAGCAGTACCTTCAAATCAACACTGCCCAGCCTAGCCCCCGCTACACTCAAGCAGCTGATTTCATCCTCTCACTAGCTCAATCTCTTTCCCTCGAGACCCAGACCCTGGAGTTCGTCCAGGGCAAGCCTCTCATCCTCCTCAAGTGGCCGGGCTCTAATCCAGACCTCCCCTCTATCCTTCTCAACTCCCACACGGACGTTGTTCCGGTCGAGCAAGAGAAATGGTCCCACCATCCCTTCGGGGCCCACCTCGATCGGCTGGGAAATATCTACGCCAGAGGGTCTCAGGACATGAAGTGCGTTGGTCTACAGTACCTCGAGGCCATTCGCAAGTTGAAGGCTTCTGGGTTCAAGCCTCTTCGCTCCGTTTACCTGTCCTTTGTTCCGGACGAAGAGATTGGTGGCCATGATGGTGCCGAGAAGTTTGCGGATTCCGATGTTTTCAAGAATTTGAACGTGGGCATCGTACTCGACGAAG GGTTGGCTTCGCCCAATGAGAACTACAGGACGTTTTACGCGGAAAGGTGCCCATGGTGGCTGGTGATTAAGGCTACTGGGCAACCAGGCCACGGGGCGAAGTTGTATGACAACACTGCCATGGAGAATCTGTTGAAAAGCATTGAGAGTGTGAGGAGGTTCCGGGCTTCGCAGTTTGATTTGGTGAAGGCAGGTTTGAAGGCAGAGGGTGAGGTGGTATCAGTTAACATGGTATTTTTGAAGGCGGGAACGCCATCTCCAACC GGTTTTGTCATGAATTTACAGCCATCTGAAGCAGAAGCAGGTTTTGATGTTCGAGTGCCACCAACTGCTGATCCAGAATCTTTGGAGAGACGGATTACTGAAGAATGGGCACCTGCTTCACGCAATATGACATTCCAG CTTGGGCAGTTTAAGCAGAAGGCTTCTGTGCATGATAATTTTGGGAATCCAGTCCTCACAGCAACTGACAGTTCTAACCCTTGGTGGGCCCTACTTGAAGAAGCTGTCAGAAAAGCTGGTGGAAAACTTGGTAGGCCAGAAATATTTCCTGCCTCAACAGATGCTCGCTACTTCCGGCAACGAGGCTTGCCAGCAATTGGCTTCTCACCTATGGCCAACACTCCTATTCTTCTCCATGATCATAACGAG TTTCTAAACCAGGACGAGTACTTGAAAGGAATTGATATCTATGTGTCAATAATCAAATCTTATGCATCTTATGTTGAGAACACAAGAGAGGAAGGTTCCAGAGATGAGTTGTAA
- the LOC122310076 gene encoding 40S ribosomal protein S23-like yields MGGKCMQSANESVEYGKNQNVLKTRRMGAGRKLKSHRRRQRWADKSYKKSHLGNEWKKPFAGSSHAKGIVLEKIGIEAKQPNSAIRKCARVQLIKNGKKIAAFVPNDGYLNYIEENVFCNAMCK; encoded by the exons ATGGGTggaaaatgcatgcaatcaGCCAATGAGAGTGTAGAATATGGAAAGAATCAAAATGTATT GAAGACTCGTAGAATGGGAGCTGGTCGTAAGCTCAAATCCCATCGTAGAAGGCAGAGGTGGGCTGACAAGTCATATAAGAAGTCCCACTTGGGAAATGAGTGGAAAAAACCATTTGCTGGATCATCCCATGCAAAAGGCATTGTCCTAGAAAAgat TGGCATTGAGGCTAAGCAGCCAAACTCTGCTATCAGAAAATGTGCTCGTGTTCAGCTGATCAAGAATGGAAAAAAGATTGCAGCTTTTGTACCTAATGATGGTTACTTGAACTACATTGAGGAGAATGTATTTTGTAATGCAATgtgtaaataa
- the LOC122309732 gene encoding uncharacterized protein LOC122309732 isoform X2: MERERVREMEYMKLCMRKLALWFTRTFKPIMTHEELEPIMATLGFVGLPPSTPNAAIPWKEYLYMAGGSWRSNSSSGLSPAEAPPKPRLPYPRIDGLHIYTYRAFLDAVNFYIDLSDISDLFHIRGMPFHSVHDHNRKWRRMEEDESVFVYREGTLDQGTYNVYHFDKSSSSSDNDGRNGCNSIVIRNKGNNTQAQRTSSLFGNP, from the exons atggagagggagagagtgagagagatggAGTACATGAAACTGTGTATGAGGAAGTTGGCCCTGTGGTTTACTAGGaccttcaagcccatcatgaccCACGAGGAACTCGAGCCAATCATGGCCACACTCGGCTTCGTCGGCCTTCCTCCCTCCACTCCCAACGCCGCCATTCCTTGGAAGGAGTACCTCTACATGGCTGGAGGCAGCTGGCGTAGCAATTCATCTTCGGGTTTGAGTCCCGCCGAGGCGCCGCCGAAGCCGAGGCTTCCCTACCCGAGGATCGACGGCCTCCACATTTACACCTACAGGGCCTTCCTTGACGCCGTTAACTTCTACATCGACCTGTCCGACATCTCCGATCTCTTCCATATCAG gggAATGCCTTTCCACTCGGTACATGATCATAACAGGAAGTGGCGTCGTATGGAAGAGGATGAAAGTGTGTTTGTTTACAGGGAAGGAACACTGGATCAGGGGACATACAATGTATATCACTTCGATaagagcagcagcagcagcgatAACGACGGCAGAAATGGGTGCAATTCCATCGTCATAAGAAATAAAGGCAACAATACCCAA GCCCAAAGGACGAGTTCACTCTTTGGAAACCCATAG
- the LOC122309732 gene encoding uncharacterized protein LOC122309732 isoform X1: MERERVREMEYMKLCMRKLALWFTRTFKPIMTHEELEPIMATLGFVGLPPSTPNAAIPWKEYLYMAGGSWRSNSSSGLSPAEAPPKPRLPYPRIDGLHIYTYRAFLDAVNFYIDLSDISDLFHIRGMPFHSVHDHNRKWRRMEEDESVFVYREGTLDQGTYNVYHFDKSSSSSDNDGRNGCNSIVIRNKGNNTQVSCIVSLKDIIV; encoded by the exons atggagagggagagagtgagagagatggAGTACATGAAACTGTGTATGAGGAAGTTGGCCCTGTGGTTTACTAGGaccttcaagcccatcatgaccCACGAGGAACTCGAGCCAATCATGGCCACACTCGGCTTCGTCGGCCTTCCTCCCTCCACTCCCAACGCCGCCATTCCTTGGAAGGAGTACCTCTACATGGCTGGAGGCAGCTGGCGTAGCAATTCATCTTCGGGTTTGAGTCCCGCCGAGGCGCCGCCGAAGCCGAGGCTTCCCTACCCGAGGATCGACGGCCTCCACATTTACACCTACAGGGCCTTCCTTGACGCCGTTAACTTCTACATCGACCTGTCCGACATCTCCGATCTCTTCCATATCAG gggAATGCCTTTCCACTCGGTACATGATCATAACAGGAAGTGGCGTCGTATGGAAGAGGATGAAAGTGTGTTTGTTTACAGGGAAGGAACACTGGATCAGGGGACATACAATGTATATCACTTCGATaagagcagcagcagcagcgatAACGACGGCAGAAATGGGTGCAATTCCATCGTCATAAGAAATAAAGGCAACAATACCCAAGTCAGCTGCATTGTCTCTTTAAAAGACATCATAGTTTGA
- the LOC122309731 gene encoding expansin-A20-like — translation MDALQATVFFLVLLISCEINGAEDEEWKTATATYSKETDGSIITEGACGYGDLHKISYGKYSAGLSTILFNRGSTCGACYEVRCVDHILWCLQGSPSIILTATDFCPPNNGLAADYGGWCNFPKEHFEMSEAAFAEIAERRADIVPVQYRRVKCERSGGLRFNLQGDSRFFQVLIANVGLDGEVVAVKVKGSKTGWIPMGRNWGQNWQCNVNLKGQPISFEVTASSGRTLASYNVAPPNWQFGQTFEGKQFK, via the exons ATGGATGCGCTTCAAGCCACAGTTTTCTTCTTGGTTCTACTGATATCATGCGAGATTAATGGCGCCGAGGATGAAGAATGGAAGACTGCCACTGCAACATACTCCAAAGAAACAGATGGATCAATCATTAcag AAGGGGCTTGTGGCTATGGGGACCTCCACAAGATTAGCTATGGGAAGTACAGTGCTGGCTTAAGCACCATTTTGTTCAACAGGGGGAGCACTTGTGGAGCTTGTTACGAGGTGAGATGTGTTGACCACATATTGTGGTGCCTGCAAGGGAGTCCATCCATTATTCTCACTGCCACAGATTTCTGCCCTCCGAACAATGGACTGGCAGCCGATTATGGTGGCTGGTGCAATTTCCCCAAAGAACACTTTGAGATGTCAGAGGCTGCATTTGCTGAAATTGCTGAGAGAAGAGCCGATATTGTTCCAGTGCAGTACAGGAG GGTGAAGTGTGAAAGAAGTGGTGGACTGAGATTCAATCTACAGGGGGATTCACGCTTCTTTCAAGTTCTAATTGCCAACGTGGGTTTGGATGGTGAAGTGGTAGCTGTGAAAGTGAAAGGATCAAAAACAGGATGGATACCCATGGGAAGAAATTGGGGACAAAACTGGCAATGCAATGTGAATCTCAAGGGGCAGCCTATATCTTTTGAGGTGACCGCCAGTAGCGGAAGAACACTCGCATCTTATAATGTTGCTCCGCCAAACTGGCAGTTCGGTCAGACATTTGAAGGGAAACAATTCAAGTAA
- the LOC122309730 gene encoding protein THYLAKOID ASSEMBLY 8, chloroplastic-like, translating to MSSTAIRASSFTLFSSLSKTTNLRNGESPSLGPARCVLVTMSSRGKNRKPLQKGRNPSIEAIQAVQALKRAQKDKHTLDRVFHSKFKRLLKLDMMAVLRELLRQNQCVLALKVFEDIRREFWYKPQVSVYADMVTVLASNGLVEHVELLIQSYLKIEAVDLGPEIEGFNALFKALLSSNNTKLAMECYCLMKQAGCEPDKSSFKILITGLESRGETGPSLTIRQDAQMYFGESLEFLDEEEEMMTQQVLSESLDSLPKTT from the exons ATGAGCTCCACCGCAATTCGAGCTTCTTCCTTTACGCTCTTCAGCTCTCTATCCAAAACCACAAACCTCAGAAACGGGGAAAGTCCATCGCTTGGACCTGCGAGATGCGTCTTAGTGACTATGAGCAGCAGAGGCAAGAACCGGAAACCGTTGCAGAAGGGGAGGAACCCCAGCATCGAAGCAATTCAAGCGGTGCAGGCCTTGAAGCGAGCCCAGAAAGATAAGCATACGTTGGACCGAGTGTTTCATTCCAAGTTCAAGCGCCTACTCAAGCTCGATATGATGGCCGTTCTTCGCGAACTTCTCCGCCAGAACCAATGCGTCTTGGCCCTCAAG GTTTTCGAAGACATTCGGAGGGAATTCTGGTATAAGCCTCAAGTCTCAGTTTATGCTGATATGGTTACCGTATTGGCTAGCAATGGATTGGTTGAACATGTTGAACTTCTCATTCAATCATATTTGAAAATAGAAGCTGTCGACTTAGGGCCCGAGATCGAGGGCTTTAATGCTCTCTTCAAAGCCTTGTTAAGTAGTAATAACACCAAGCTTGCAATGGAATGCTACTGTCTGATGAAACAAGCTGGATGTGAACCAGATAAGTCATCCTTTAAGATACTCATAACCGGCTTAGAGTCAAGGGGAGAAACAGGTCCTTCGCTTACAATAAGGCAGGATGCTCAAATGTACTTCGGCGAATCTCTGGAGTTTCTGGACGAGGAGGAAGAGATGATG ACACAACAAGTACTGAGTGAATCACTTGATTCACTTCCAAAGACAACCTAA
- the LOC122309729 gene encoding glutamate--tRNA ligase, chloroplastic/mitochondrial, translating to MATALVGSSWPWMKMRIRAIPEAAPPMAIWLQSSLYFRRRRSFSISATAKTTGRDAEEEGRVRVRFAPSPTGNLHVGGARTALFNYLFARSKGGKFVLRIEDTDLERSTKQSEEAVLRDLSWLGLDWDEGPGFGGDYGPYRQSERNSLYKQFAEKLLESGQVYRCFCSNEELEKMKEIAKLKHLPPVYTGKWASATDGEVQEELAKGTPYTYRFRVPKEGSLKINDLIRGEVSWNLDTLGDFVIMRSNGQPVYNFCVTVDDATMAISHVIRAEEHLPNTLRQALIYKALGFPMPFFAHVSLILAPDRSKLSKRHGATSVGQFREMGYLPQAMVNYLALLGWGDGTENEFFTLEQLVEKFSIGRVNKSGAIFDSTKLRWMNGQHLRALPSEEFAKLIAERWKSTGILTESEGTFIQEAIQLLKDGIDLITDSDKALSNLLSFPLHATLKSPEAKPVLEDELSEFSASLLAAYDSGEILSALEEGHTGWQKWVKNFGKSLKRKGKSLFMPLRVLLTGKLHGPDMGASVLLLHRAETSGVVAPEAGFVTLNERFKMLRKLDWEALTEDQPLLEQAVTISN from the exons ATGGCGACGGCGCTGGTAGGTTCTTCGTGGCCTTGGATGAAGATGAGGATTAGGGCGATCCCGGAGGCTGCCCCTCCAATGGCGATTTGGCTTCAATCGTCTCTGTATTTCCGGAGGCGGCGGAGTTTTTCCATCTCCGCCACTGCTAAGACGACCGGGAGGGATGCAGAAGAAGAAGGACGAGTCCGCGTGCGTTTCGCTCCTTCGCCCACCGGCAACCTTCACGTCGGTGGAGCTCGAACTGCTCTCTTCAATTACCTTTTCGCCAGGTCCAAAGGTGGGAAATTCGTTTTGAGAATTGAAGATACTGACTTGGAGAGGTCCACTAAGCAATCTGAGGAAGCCGTGTTGCGAGATCTCTCTTGGCTTGGGCTTGATTGGGACGAAG GTCCTGGTTTTGGTGGAGACTATGGCCCGTATCGGCAATCTGAAAGAAATTCTTTGTACAAGCAATTTGCTGAGAAACTTTTAGAATCTGGCCAGGTTTATCGCTGCTTTTGTTCCAACGAG GAATTGGAAAAGATGAAGGAGATTGCAAAATTAAAGCATCTGCCTCCAGTATACACTGGAAAATGGGCAAGTGCGACTGATGGAGAAGTACAAGAAGAGCTAGCAAAGGGAACCCCTTATACATATCGATTTCGTGTGCCAAAGGAAGGGAGTTTGAAAATCAATGACCTTATTCGAGGCGAA GTTAGTTGGAACTTGGACACACTTGGAGATTTTGTCATAATGAGAAGCAATGGACAACCTGTTTACAATTTTTGTGTGACAGTTGACGATGCAACAATGGCTATATCACATGTTATAAG GGCAGAAGAACATTTACCAAACACTTTAAGGCAGGCACTGATATATAAG GCTCTGGGATTCCCCATGCCTTTCTTTGCACATGTTTCCTTAATTCTTGCACCTGATCGGAGTAAACTGTCAAAACGCCATGGTGCTACTTCTGTGGGTCAG TTCAGGGAGATGGGGTATCTACCCCAGGCAATGGTGAACTATTTGGCACTTTTAGGCTGGGGCGATGGCACCGAAAATGAATTTTTCACCCTTGAGCAACTTG TTGAAAAATTCTCTATCGGTCGTGTTAACAAAAGCGGTGCTATTTTTGATTCTACAAAGTTAAG GTGGATGAATGGTCAGCATTTAAGAGCACTTCCATCAGAGGAGTTTGCCAAGCTTATTGCTGAGCGCTGGAAAAGCACAGGTATCCTCACAGAGTCAGAGGGGACATTTATCCAA GAGGCAATTCAGCTGCTCAAGGATGGGATTGATCTGATAACGGATTCTGATAAAGCACTCTCAAACTTGCTATCTTTTCCTTTACATGCTACTTTAAAGAG TCCTGAAGCCAAACCTGTGTTGGAAGATGAACTTTCTGAATTTTCAGCCTCCCTCTTAGCTGCCTATGACAGTGGTGAAATCCTCAGTGCTCTTGAAGAAGGCCATACTGGCTGGCAGAAGTGGGTGAAGAACTTTGGGAAATCTCTGAAGCGCAAG GGGAAATCACTCTTCATGCCTCTCCGAGTTTTGCTAACAGGAAAACTCCACGGCCCAGATATGGGTGCCAGTGTGCTTTTACTCCATAGAGCTGAAACCTCTGGTGTTGTTGCTCCCGAAGCTGGGTTTGTGACATTGAACGAGAGGTTCAAAATGCTGAGGAAACTGGACTGGGAGGCATTAACCGAGGATCAACCTCTTTTGGAGCAAGCTGTTACTATATCGAACTGA